A single region of the Brassica rapa cultivar Chiifu-401-42 chromosome A03, CAAS_Brap_v3.01, whole genome shotgun sequence genome encodes:
- the LOC103855574 gene encoding uncharacterized protein HI_0077, translated as MDSETLIESAIRVLNTADPYEKARLGDSIAVKWLQGAISEPYDPTVDLPVMDRPARLTNVKLVSPSLMPKLGKAGSLQSRQAIVHSLVHIESWAVDLSWDIIARFGKQEKMPREFFTDFVRVAQDEGRHFTLLAARLEEIGSRYGAFPAHDGLWDSATATSQDLLARLAIEHCVHEARGLDVLPTTISRFRNGGDNETADLLERVVYPEEITHCAAGVKWFKYLCARSKNPEVTVNSVEADDISEEIIQKFHSVVREHFRGPLKPPFNAEARKAAGFGPQWYEPLAVKESNA; from the exons atggatAGCGAAACCCTAATTGAATCGGCGATTAGAGTTCTGAACACAGCCGACCCATACGAAAAAGCGCGGCTTGGAGATTCGATTGCAGTCAAATGGCTCCAAGGCGCTATCTCCGAACCGTACGATCCCACCGTCGATCTCCCCGTCATGGACAGGCCAGCTCGTCTCACCAAC GTAAAACTGGTGTCTCCGAGTCTGATGCCAAAGCTGGGGAAAGCTGGTAGCTTGCAGAGCAGGCAAGCTATTGTTCACAGTCTTGTTCATATTGAAAGCTGGGCTGTTGACTTATCATGG GATATAATTGCTCGTTTTGGCAAGCAAGAGAAGATGCCGAGAGAGTTCTTTACGGACTTTGTTCGTGTAGCTCAGGACGAAGGCCGTCACTTCACGCTGCTTGCAGCTCGGCTTGAGGAGATTGGTTCTCGTTACGGTGCATTCCCTGCCCATGACGGTCTTTGGGACTCTGCAACCGCTACTTCTCAGGATCTCTTGGCTCGCTTGGCTATAGAGCATTGCGTTCACGAG GCTAGGGGGCTAGATGTATTGCCCACGACGATATCGAGGTTTAGGAACGGAGGGGATAACGAGACAGCAGATTTACTGGAGAGAGTTGTGTACCCTGAAGAAATCACTCACTGTGCAGCTGGAGTAAAATGGTTCAAGTATCTATGTGCACGGTCCAAGAATCCTGAAGTTACCGTCAACAGCGTAGAAGCAGATGATATCAGTGAAGAGATAATCCAAAAGTTTCATTCGGTAGTAAGAGAGCATTTTAGAGGTCCGTTGAAACCGCCTTTTAATGCCGAAGCAAGAAAAGCTGCTGGTTTTGGCCCTCAATGGTATGAACCTCTTGCTGTCAAAGAGAGCAATGCCTAG
- the LOC103855577 gene encoding cytochrome P450 77A4 codes for MHYSVSIYIYHLLLFSHSLTPACSDSRRAIMSLFSFSLGLTILVVIVSGLVFTLTRRNSKTKKRLNLPPGPPGWPVVGNLFQFARSGKQFFEYAEELKKTYGPIFTVRMGTRTMIILSDATLVHEALIQRGSLFATRPAENPTRTIFSCDKFTVNAAKYGPVWRSLRRNMVQNMLSSTRLREFGSVRRSAMDKLIERIKSEGKEHDGLIWVLRNARFAAFCILLEMCFGIAMDEESIEKMDEMMKTVLMTVDPRIDDYLPILAPFFSKERKRALEVRREQVDLVVSLIEKRRRAIRNKTAPSFSYLDTLFDLKVEGRETAPSNEEIVTLCSEFLNGGTDTTGTAIEWGIAQLIANPEIQSRLYDEIRSTAGDRRIEEGDVDKMVFLQAFVKELLRKHPPTYFSLTHAVMETTSLGGYDVPAGVNVEVYIPGISEDPRIWSNPKKFDPDRFISGKEDADITGISGVKMIPFGVGRRICPGLGMATVHVHLMLARMVQEFEWTAYPTGSEIDFAGKTEFTVVMKNPLRAMVKPRV; via the coding sequence ATGCATTACTCtgtttccatatatatatatcatctcCTTCTCTTCTCTCACTCACTCACTCCTGCATGCAGTGATTCAAGAAGAGCTATAATGTCTCTCTTCTCCTTTTCTCTTGGTTTAACAATCCTTGTGGTTATCGTCTCCGGTTTAGTTTTCACTCTCACTCGAAGGAACTCAAAGACGAAGAAACGGTTAAACCTCCCTCCAGGCCCACCGGGTTGGCCGGTAGTCGGTAACCTATTCCAGTTCGCGCGCTCAGGGAAACAGTTTTTCGAATACGCAGAGGAGCTCAAGAAAACCTACGGCCCGATCTTCACAGTCAGGATGGGTACTCGTACGATGATCATCCTCTCCGACGCCACGCTAGTCCACGAAGCTCTGATCCAGCGCGGATCTCTCTTCGCCACTCGACCCGCCGAGAATCCGACCCGAACGATCTTCAGCTGCGATAAATTCACCGTCAACGCGGCCAAATACGGCCCCGTGTGGAGGTCCCTGAGGAGGAACATGGTCCAGAACATGCTCTCCTCGACCCGCCTCAGGGAGTTCGGATCCGTTAGACGATCCGCCATGGATAAACTCATCGAACGGATCAAATCGGAAGGTAAAGAGCACGACGGTTTAATCTGGGTGCTTCGAAACGCGAGATTCGCCGCGTTTTGCATTCTGTTAGAGATGTGTTTCGGAATCGCGATGGATGAGGAGTCGATCGAGAAGATGGACGAGATGATGAAGACGGTGCTGATGACGGTGGATCCGCGAATCGACGATTACCTCCCGATCCTCGCTCCGTTCTTCTCCAAAGAGAGGAAACGAGCTCTCGAAGTCCGCCGCGAGCAGGTCGATCTCGTCGTGAGCCTCATCGAGAAGCGACGGAGAGCGATTCGGAATAAAACGGCGCCGTCTTTCTCTTACCTCGACACGCTCTTCGATTTGAAAGTAGAAGGACGCGAAACGGCGCCATCTAACGAAGAGATCGTGACTCTCTGCTCGGAGTTTCTCAACGGGGGCACGGACACGACGGGGACGGCGATCGAGTGGGGGATCGCGCAGCTGATCGCGAATCCCGAGATTCAATCTCGGCTCTACGATGAGATTAGATCGACGGCTGGAGATCGTCGGATCGAGGAGGGTGACGTGGATAAAATGGTCTTTTTGCAAGCCTTCGTTAAGGAGCTTCTCCGGAAACATCCTCCGACTTATTTCTCGCTGACGCACGCGGTCATGGAAACGACGTCGCTTGGCGGTTATGATGTTCCCGCGGGCGTTAACGTCGAGGTTTATATTCCCGGTATAAGCGAGGACCCGAGAATCTGGTCTAATCCTAAGAAGTTTGATCCGGACCGGTTTATATCGGGTAAAGAAGATGCTGACATAACCGGGATTAGTGGAGTGAAGATGATTCCGTTTGGTGTTGGCCGTCGGATCTGTCCTGGGCTTGGAATGGCGACCGTACACGTGCACCTCATGCTTGCGAGGATGGTTCAAGAGTTTGAGTGGACCGCTTATCCGACCGGAAGCGAGATTGACTTCGCCGGTAAAACGGAGTTCACAGTGGTGATGAAGAATCCATTGAGAGCCATGGTTAAACCAagggtttaa
- the LOC103855578 gene encoding uncharacterized protein LOC103855578, which yields MPSVGMRRTTRVFGVVKAADGARVLRSGRRIWPNNDEPKAKRAHDAVDPDWDCKGGKVFAEKQQHDKGEDFTVVKRRRVRTEAVGDGKSVDTKFGIVYNRKRKRLCDQSSGGSSDLKFYRRRTRRLCGPVIALTVDWSCGDCWLSTVFGLVMRYLRREELSLRTLASFFLSQPINDDFADHGVRFLEEPTSLSSRGVCKFFGGVDCLPLLSADFAAIPRFFMDMHLTLFLRDAPRSFAFVKRSLYLLNNPVVEETDSESELVSSPPCHPRRASNVQYKGNLGFHSIQKRRRSLRRRRVRNLSHSGHKLYNGTSVFELSWRNRTSAAAVSTRRLRSSVLNNSNEISVVPKPLTKEEIDSLRCSVNILVLGSDRCTREEGFSAVLEFVSSKEWFVVIKKDGEIRYKLKARKTMRPCSCNRFTHSVVWVGDNGWKLEFCERRDWLGFKEIYKECYERNVLEQSAKVIHIPGVTEVCGYAENIDALPSFSMPVPYISVKEDEVSRAMARSTAIYDMDSEDEEWLERQNEAMLGGEDEKKSQQLHQDTFELMIDGFEKYYFHNPADDLLDEKAASVASLSYLGRQDVVEAVYDYWARKRKQRKAPLLRVFQGHQVKKTPLFFKPVFRKRRSFKRQGSQLHGKSKQSSLVSVKAAKLEAWEGQNVFLRVEKAKALADTSMEIAMAKRRRAQVLAENADLAVYKAMLARRIAQAVKVVADSSGEVADASLFLN from the exons ATGCCTTCAGTGGGTATGAGACGCACCACGAGGGTATTCGGGGTGGTTAAAGCCGCGGACGGAGCTCGGGTCCTCCGCTCGGGTCGCCGGATTTGGCCCAATAACGACGAGCCCAAGGCCAAGCGGGCCCATGACGCTGTGGATCCAGATTGGGACTGCAAAGGGGGCAAAGTCTTCGCTGAGAAGCAACAACACGACAAAGGAGAAGACTTTACCGTCGTGAAACGGAGGAGAGTGAGAACTGAAGCTGTCGGAGATGGGAAGAGTGTTGATACTAAGTTTGGGATTGTATATAATAGAAAAAGGAAGAGACTTTGTGACCAATCAAGTGGTGGTAGTTCAGACCTCAAGTTTTATCGCAGGCGGACAAGACGACTTTGTGGTCCTGTGATTGCTCTTACAGTAGATTGGTCTTGTGGGGATTGCTGGTTGTCGACTGTTTTCGGTTTGGTGATGAGGTACTTGAGGAGGGAAGAGCTGAGTCTGCGTACGCTTGCGTCTTTCTTCTTGTCTCAACCTATCAACGACGACTTTGCAGATCATGGCGTGAGGTTTCTTGAG GAGCCTACTTCCCTTAGCTCAAGGGGTGTATGCAAGTTCTTTGGTGGCGTGGATTGTCTTCCTCTCTTGTCAGCTGATTTTGCTGCCATTCCTCGATTTTTCATGGATATGCATTTGACTCTGTTTCTCAGAGATGCGCCCCGCTCCTTTGCTTTCGTGAAGAGATCTCTTTATTTGCTAAACAATCCAGTTGTTGAAGAAACTGATTCAGAGTCTGAGTTAGTTTCATCTCCACCTTGTCATCCGAGGAGAGCCTCAAATGTTCAGTATAAAGGCAATTTAGGGTTTCACAGTATCCAGAAGAGGAGAAGATCCTTAAGAAGGAGGAGAGTGAGGAATCTTTCGCATAGCGGACACAAGTTGTACAATGGAACGTCTGTTTTCGAATTATCATGGAGAAACAGGACATCAGCAGCAGCAGTATCTACGAGAAGGCTTAGAAGTTCGGTGCTAAACAACTCAAATGAGATTAGTGTCGTTCCAAAACCGTTGACAAAAGAGGAGATTGATTCTCTACGTTGTTCTgtgaatattttggttttgggttCAGACAGATGCACCAGAGAAGAAGGTTTCAGTGCCGTGTTGGAGTTCGTTTCTTCAAAGGAGTGGTTCGTTGTTATCAAGAAGGATGGGGAAATCAGATATAAGCTCAAGGCGAGGAAGACTATGAGACCTTGCTCGTGCAACAGGTTCACACATTCTGTAGTGTGGGTAGGGGACAATGGTTGGAAGCTTGAGTTTTGCGAGAGACGAGATTGGCTCGGTTTCAAGGAGATTTATAAAGAGTGCTATGAACGGAATGTGTTGGAACAGAGTGCGAAAGTCATTCATATACCTGGAGTAACAGAAGTGTGTGGCTATGCAGAGAATATTGATGCTTTGCCTTCATTTTCTATGCCGGTTCCATATATATCTGTGAAAGAAGATGAGGTTTCAAGGGCCATGGCTCGAAGCACTGCCATCTATGACATGGATTCTGAAGATGAAGAGTGGCTGGAGAGGCAGAATGAGGCAATGCTTGGTGGAGAAGATGAGAAGAAGTCTCAACAACTTCATCAAGATACTTTTGAACTGATGATTGATGGGTTTGAAAAGTACTACTTCCATAACCCTGCCGATGATCTCTTGGATGAGAAAGCAGCTAGTGTAGCTAGTCTTTCGTATTTGGGTAGGCAAGATGTGGTTGAAGCTGTGTATGATTACTGGGCGAGGAAAAGGAAGCAGAGGAAAGCACCACTCCTCAGAGTTTTCCAG GGTCATCAAGTTAAGAAGACTCCTCTATTTTTCAAACCTGTGTTTCGGAAGAGAAGATCTTTCAAAAGACAGGGGAGTCAACTCCATGGCAAATCCAAACAGTCAAGTCTCG TGTCTGTAAAGGCGGCTAAACTGGAAGCTTGGGAGGGACAAAACGTTTTTCTTAGAGTGGAAAAAGCCAAAGCCTTGGCTGATACATCTATGGAGATTGCCATGGCCAAAAGAAGAAGAGCTCAGGTTCTTGCAGAGAATGCAGATTTGGCTGTTTACAAAGCCATGCTGGCTCGTAGGATTGCACAAGCCGTGAAAGTAGTAGCTGATTCAAGCGGCGAGGTGGCTGATGCATCCCTTTTCTTGAACTGA
- the LOC103855579 gene encoding copper transport protein ATX1 has protein sequence MSQTVVLKVAMPCEGCVGAVKRVLGKMQGVESFDVDLKEQKVTVKGNVEPEAVLQTVSKTGKKTSFWGADEAETAKA, from the exons atGTCTCAg ACTGTGGTTCTAAAGGTGGCTATGCCATGTGAGGGATGCGTGGGAGCTGTGAAGAGAGTCTTAGGCAAAATGCAAG GTGTGGAGTCATTTGATGTGGATCTGAAAGAACAGAAGGTAACAGTGAAAGGCAACGTGGAGCCAGAAGCTGTTCTTCAGACAGTCTCAAAGACAGGAAAGAAAACAAGTTTCTGGGGAGCTGATGAGGCTGAAACCGCCAAGGCCTAA